A region from the Rosa rugosa chromosome 6, drRosRugo1.1, whole genome shotgun sequence genome encodes:
- the LOC133718336 gene encoding protein HOTHEAD-like, with amino-acid sequence MDFRWWRRSFAGAFVSWVFFFLRFSCSDKAPDFTFVKEATSAPPVISYDYIIIGGGTAGCPLAATLSHGGATVLVLERGGSPYTNPNITNIDNFASVLLDRSPTSPAQPFTSEDGVYNARARILGGGSAINAGFYSRASTHYIKEMGWNQKIVEQAYEWVEKVVAFQPPLMEWQTALRDGLLEVGVLPNNGFTYNHLYGTKVGGTIFDKEGHRHTAADLLEYANPSSITVYLHAIVHKILFRHIPGRARPQAYGVIYKDANGVRHQAYLKNNSKNEIILTAGAIGSPQLLMLSGIGPGYHLRTHGIQVVVDQPLVGQGMADNPMNVLLIPSPLPVEVSLVQVVGITKFDTYIEGASGLSLAYPLARRLAKSFRLILNQGDYEPFKVPPEAMAIAVDTVNAVVNRTLRAGVILEKITGPLSTGHLELRNLDPDDTPSVTFNYFKEPEDLRRCIEGMMTIISVVNSKSFSKFRYKSMPIEALINLMLTLPINNRRRHANAAFSLEQFCIDTVMTIWHYHGGCQVGRVVDKEYRVLGVDSLRVVDGSTFHSTPGTNPQATVMMLGRYVGERIVHERYLSRRSEQKN; translated from the exons ATGGATTTCAGATGGTGGAGAAGATCATTCGCTGGAGCTTTTGTTTCTTgggttttcttctttcttcgttTTTCTTGCTCAGACAAAG CTCCAGACTTCACATTTGTGAAAGAAGCAACGTCGGCTCCGCCAGTGATTTCCTACGACTACATAATTATCGGCGGCGGTACTGCTGGGTGTCCTTTAGCTGCTACTCTCTCTCACGGCGGCGCAACCGTCTTAGTCCTGGAACGTGGTGGCTCACCCTACACCAATCCTAACATCACCAACATTGACAACTTCGCTTCTGTTCTTCTGGACAGGTCTCCCACTTCTCCGGCACAGCCCTTCACCTCCGAGGATGGTGTCTACAATGCAAGGGCACGCATCCTCGGGGGCGGCTCGGCCATCAACGCCGGGTTTTACTCGCGTGCCAGCACGCACTACATCAAGGAAATGGGCTGGAACCAAAAAATTGTCGAACAGGCTTATGAATGGGTTGAGAAAGTTGTGGCATTTCAACCTCCCTTGATGGAGTGGCAGACTGCTCTCAGAGATGGTTTGCTTGAAGTCGGAGTGTTGCCGAATAACGGCTTTACCTACAACCATTTGTACGGTACTAAAGTCGGAGGTACCATTTTCGACAAAGAAGGTCATAGACACACCGCCGCGGATTTGCTTGAGTATGCAAACCCCAGCAGTATCACTGTCTATTTGCATGCCATTGTGCACAAGATCTTGTTTAGACACATTCCCG GAAGGGCAAGGCCGCAAGCTTATGGTGTGATTTATAAAGATGCAAATGGAGTGAGGCACCAAGCTTACCTAAAGAATAACTCCAAGAACGAGATTATATTAACAGCTGGAGCTATTGGGAGCCCTCAGCTTCTGATGCTGAGTGGCATTGGGCCGGGTTACCATCTTCGGACCCACGGTATTCAGGTGGTGGTGGATCAGCCCTTGGTGGGGCAGGGAATGGCTGATAACCCAATGAACGTCCTCCTCATTCCGTCACCTCTGCCGGTTGAGGTGTCTCTGGTTCAAGTTGTGGGCATAACCAAGTTTGATACCTACATTGAAGGAGCTAGCGGACTCAGCTTGGCTTATCCTTTGGCTCGAAGGCTTGCTAAAAGCTTTAGGCTCATCTTGAATCAG GGTGATTATGAGCCTTTCAAAGTTCCACCAGAAGCCATGGCGATAGCTGTAGACACTGTAAACGCAGTTGTGAATCGGACCCTCAGAGCTGGAGTCATACTCGAAAAAATCACAGGTCCACTCTCCACAGGTCATCTAGAGCTCAGGAACCTAGACCCTGATGACACTCCGTCTGTCACATTTAACTACTTCAAAGAGCCAGAGGACTTGAGGAGGTGCATTGAGGGTATGATGACCATTATCAGTGTGGTCAATTCCAAATCCTTTTCGAAATTCCGTTATAAAAGCATGCCAATCGAAGCTCTCATTAACCTAATGCTGACTTTGCCGATAAACAATAGGCGAAGACATGCAAATGCTGCATTTTCCTTGGAACAATTTTGCATAGACACAGTGATGACCATATGGCATTATCATGGAGGTTGTCAAGTTGGTAGGGTTGTGGACAAAGAATACAGGGTGCTTGGTGTTGATTCACTTAGGGTTGTTGATGGATCGACATTTCATTCGACTCCAGGAACTAATCCCCAAGCTACTGTCATGATGCTTGGCAG GTATGTGGGAGAAAGGATTGTTCATGAGAGATACCTATCCCGAAGATCAGAACAGAAGAATTGA
- the LOC133718006 gene encoding pentatricopeptide repeat-containing protein At2g22410, mitochondrial-like codes for MNRAKPISRHLSTTAAPPKPPISTLASAKELHAHLIRTHLHKDPSSISDVLRYYALSPPYLNKARFVFNQIERPTLMVWNLMIRGLSQSEKPSEAIHMYSRMRREGLVGNNLSFIFIFKACARVSDVVCGQKAQACVVKLGFESYLYVSNALVHMYSSCGDLGCARNVFDEMRERDLVSWNSLICGYSQCNRYEEVLGLFEAMKVKENVRADAVTMVKVVLACIQLGEWEIADCMVKYVEENRVGVDVYLGNTMIDMYGRRGLPHLARELFDRMRERNVVSWNAMINGYAKVGNLVDSRKLFDRMPNRDVISWTSMITGYSQANQHAEAVSLFREMMAANVRPDKVTVASVLSACAHVGSLDVGEAVHEYIRKHGVKKDVYVGNALIDMYCKCGVAEKALAVFQGMDKKDSVSWTSIISGLAVNGFADSARGFFSQMLREGIQPTHGTFVGILLACAHAGLVDEGLEYFESMEKVHGIMPEMKHYGCIVDLLSRSGKVEEAYEFMKNMPIVPDVVVWRILLGACQVHGNLALAEIVSNKLIELDPSNSGNYILSSNNYALSHRWDGVAKMRGLMDESNVQKPFGSSSIEINGALSNYSSNT; via the coding sequence ATGAACCGCGCAAAACCCATTTCGCGCCACCTGAGCACCACCGCGGCGCCGCCAAAACCACCGATCTCCACCTTGGCCTCAGCCAAAGAGCTTCACGCACACCTCATCAGAACCCACCTCCACAAAGACCCATCTTCAATCTCCGACGTTCTCAGATACTACGCACTATCTCCACCATACTTGAACAAAGCCCGTTTCGTCTTCAATCAAATCGAGAGACCCACATTGATGGTTTGGAACCTCATGATCCGCGGACTTTCACAGAGTGAAAAACCCAGCGAAGCAATTCATATGTATAGCCGAATGAGGCGAGAAGGATTGGTTGGGAATAATTTGAGCTTTATATTCATTTTCAAGGCCTGTGCTCGTGTTTCGGATGTTGTATGTGGCCAAAAGGCTCAAGCTTGTGTAGTGAAACTTGGGTTCGAATCGTATCTTTATGTTTCTAATGCTTTGGTTCATATGTATTCGAGTTGTGGTGATTTGGGTTGCGCCCGGAacgtgtttgatgaaatgcgtGAGAGAGATTTGGTTTCGTGGAATTCTTTGATATGTGGGTATAGTCAGTGCAATAGGTATGAGGAGGTTTTGGGTCTTTTTGAGGCGATGAAAGTAAAGGAGAATGTGAGGGCTGATGCGGTGACGATGGTGAAGGTTGTTTTGGCATGTATTCAGTTGGGTGAATGGGAAATTGCGGATTGTATGGTGAAGTATGTGGAAGAAAATCGTGTTGGTGTTGATGTTTACTTGGGGAATACGATGATAGATATGTATGGACGGCGTGGTTTGCCGCATTTGGCTCGGGAATTGTTTGATCGGATGCGTGAGAGGAATGTAGTATCATGGAATGCCATGATCAATGGATATGCAAAAGTGGGGAACTTGGTGGATTCAAGAAAGCTTTTTGATAGGATGCCGAATAGGGATGTGATATCTTGGACGTCCATGATCACCGGTTATTCTCAAGCTAACCAACATGCTGAGGCGGTGAGTCTTTTTCGCGAAATGATGGCAGCTAATGTGAGGCCGGATAAAGTGACAGTGGCTAGTGTGCTTTCTGCTTGTGCGCATGTGGGTTCACTTGATGTGGGAGAGGCTGTGCACGAGTACATCAGGAAGCATGGAGTGAAAAAAGATGTTTATGTAGGGAACGCTTTGATAGATATGTATTGCAAATGTGGGGTGGCTGAGAAGGCATTGGCAGTGTTTCAAGGGATGGATAAGAAAGACTCGGTGTCATGGACTTCAATAATTTCAGGCCTTGCGGTAAATGGTTTTGCAGATTCTGCTCGTGGATTCTTCTCACAGATGTTGAGAGAAGGTATTCAACCAACTCATGGAACTTTTGTTGGGATTCTATTAGCTTGCGCTCATGCTGGATTAGTGGATGAGGGATTGGAATATTTCGAAAGCATGGAAAAGGTTCATGGAATAATGCCAGAGATGAAACACTACGGGTGCATTGTGGATCTTTTGAGCCGTTCTGGTAAAGTGGAGGAGGCATATGAGTTCATGAAGAATATGCCTATCGTTCCAGATGTTGTAGTATGGAGAATTTTGCTGGGTGCTTGTCAAGTTCATGGAAATTTGGCCTTGGCTGAGATTGTGTCAAACAAGCTTATTGAATTGGACCCTTCTAACAGTGGGAACTATATTCTCTCATCAAATAACTATGCACTTTCACATAGATGGGATGGCGTTGCAAAAATGAGAGGATTGATGGACGAGAGCAACGTGCAGAAGCCATTTGGTAGTAGCTCCATTGAAATTAATGGTGCATTATCAAATTACTCATCTAATACATAG